The nucleotide sequence AACACCAAAGCTTGCTCATCCCCTTCCACAGCCTGCGAGCCAGAAATACTAGCTTTCCAGCAACTCCCTAGTTTAGACCTAGCTTTCACTGTATTGCCTAATTCTCCCTGCCCAATACTTTGCATCCATATTTCTGACTGAGACAGAAAGTCCAGaaaccttctctcttttccccttacagTGCCAAGATCTGATTTCCCAAACATCCTCTCCCCTGAGCCAAAATGATTCTTGCACCGGGAGGTCCTCAGACCTACTGCTGCCCTTGGGGGACACAGGCAAGAGGCGACACGACAGCTGTCACGACACGGCTGCCCACAGCCGAGCTGAGCGCTTTAAGACACAGGTCAGGGTCTGGGGTCTCTGTgaacctttttccttcctctccccaactcAGGTCCTGCTTTTTACTTGGATAAAATGTAATAAGAAGAGCGGGTGGGGGATTCTCAGAGCAGGACACTGACTTCTCTGTGTCACTCTCTCAGACCCTACCCCTCAACCTGTTCAAAATTCCTTAGCAAACAGTTGCCTTAGTGGCAGAGATCCACATGACACTGTTGGAATGGGAAGTGTGGACTGGGGGCGTTAATATCtttatcaaaaaaaaaccccCTTATTGTAACCATTTCCTCTGAGACTGAAGATGTATTCAGTGTTGGGTGGAGAGGAGAACCTTGGGAAGGGATCACAGGTTTGATGGGTATTACTGGACATTGGGCAGGGGCAGGGAAAAACTTCCCTGCAATTGAGTAATTGTCTTGGCAGGAGGATCCCCGGGAGGCCAAACTGACCCTTCGGCCCCCCAGCCTGGCTGCTCCCTATGCCCCTGTGCAGAGCTGGCAGCACCAACCGGAGAAGCTTATCTTCGAATCTTGTGGTTACGAAGCCAATGTGAGTGGtgttccctgtcttccttcaaacaCATCCCTGGGGGCAACCATAGAGTGCCTGTTTTGGAAAAGTGACGGGTTCTGGAtctgcctctttctcttctgTGGTCCCCTATCCCATGCAGGCCAGAGACCATTGCCCTCCATGGCTCCCTTTGCAGAGGGCAGAATAGGGAGGATGATAAGTAAGAGCTACGTGTGGAAGATCAAAGGGAGAGTGTGATCAGAGATAAACTGTGAGAGAGCAGAAGAGAATGTAGTCAGAGTCCCTATCTATAGAGAGCAAGGAAAGCACTGGCAGAGTCACCTCTAGGTCTAGTGAAAGCCCTACCTCGCCTGGCCATGACCAGGCTGCCGATCTGTGTCAGTCCATCCAGGCTAAATTAGTTGCCTGAAAGGTCAGAGATCCTTATGGCAGGATGAATAGAAGAACTGAGTGAAGAAGGGCTTTTCACTGGGAAGAAATAGGATGGGGAGGGTGAAGTTGAGGAAATAACCACATAAATAAGGCCGAGTACTCCCAGGTAATGACTTCTGGAGTTCAAGTCTAGCCCAGTTACTTGTGAGATAGCCCTAGGTTGGGCAAGTGAcccatagaaaatgaagtccaGGACCTCTGGGAAAGATGGGTCTGAGTTTGCACCCCCGCTTTGGGCCCAGGACTAATCTCTGGCCCTGTCGTCATCTTCTTCTTCACAGTATTTGGGCTCTATGCTGATTAAAGATCTTCGTGGGACAGAATCTACGCAGGATGCCTGTGCCAAGATGAGGGTGGGTTTGTAGTTTTGTCCTGGACAGAAAGTAGCAGGCAGCTAATGTTTGTTGTAGGTCTGGTTGAAAGGACAGACTTGGCCTAGCCAGAAACAAATGGTCACAGGGAGAAAGAGCTTGCACCACTGCCTCAGCTGCCCTCAGCAGAAGTATTAGAGACAGCCCTGAGACCTCAGCCAACAGAGTATGGGAGCAGCTGCTTTGCCTGCTCCAGGTCCCTGCCAACGCTGAACTGCACCTTCCTTCTGGGTAGAGGAGACAGAGGAAAAGTCAGAAACCTATGGTATTCTGGGTGTGTCCCTGAAAGGGGGAGTTCACAGAGATTTATTCACCTGTTTCCCACAGAAATCAACTGAGCAGATGAAGAAGATCCCAACCATAATTCTTTCCATCACCTACAAAGGGGTTAAATTCATTGATGCTTCCAACAAGGTGAGTTTTGAGTAAGGACTTCTGGGGGTGTGGATCGCTGCTAGGATGGacacccctgccccccaaaacacCCAAAACCCTGCTCATCCGCCCAAGGGAGTGAGTGCTTGAGAAATGGCTACAGGGCCAATGAAGGTACCCTCCCTCAAgggttctctttttctcttgttcaAAGTACGTTTTGTTGATAACTTCGATTTTTACATCACAGTCGCTTCTGGATCTAGCCACATTTCCAAGAACTGAACCTTCCCCggtgtaaaacaaacaaatatttaaacaGGTTCCATAATGATTAAGTAATGTCTTGCTCCTGTTCTCTCTTTCCTATCTGctgagaggaaggaagacaaaTTACCTTTCACTCCCAATATCCAACCGAATATCAAGCCCTATCACATCTTCCTTAGAAGTGTCTACCCCCTAATAGCTACttccctctccatttcccttACCTGAGGACGCCAAGCAGCCTCCTAGGTGGCTCTTGACTCTGGTCTTTCCCAGATCCAGTCTGTCATAGGTACGGTTactgttcaattcaatttagctagcatttattaggcGTCTTCTGTGTGCCAACACTATGTGTTACCCACTGGAGGGACAGAGGCAAAAGtgaaaacaagtcattccctcaaggaccttacattctttaTACAAAGTGACTTTGCTATAGGGAGAACTTAGGAGAGGCCTGTCTAGGAGATGGCACTAAAGCTGACCTTGAGATGGAGCAATTCtatgaagcagaggtgaggagccACGACTGGCATGCTACTTTGTTTAGAATGAAGTGCGTGTTAAGGAGAGTAATATGGAAAAGTCTGGAAAGATGCATTGGTGACATCCTATACAGAGAGCTGGGCTAAACTTTCTAGAGTTCCAATTTCACCATACCACTCCTCTCTTCAAAAACCTTCGTAGCTCCCCATTGTCTACAGGATAAAACCTAGACTTTTAAACTTGCCTGCAATCCCTTCCATATCCCAGCCTCAGTCTACCCTCTAGCCTTCTTGCTCACCTCCACCTCAGTCTCTTTCCTGTCTTTGGAGTACAcaatggagaggagaagggggggaaggaagaggagaggggaaggaagaggagaagggaaggaagaggagaggagaaggaagaagagaagaaagaagagaggagaagggaaggaagaagagaggagaggaggaggaagaagagaagaaagaagagagaagaagggaaggaagaagagaggagaggagaagaaagaagaggggaggggaagacaggggagagaaagaagagaagaggagagattaCAGGCACTGactagtcttggagtcaagaagcacAAGCTGAAACGCTGCTCTGCAGTTTGATAGCTACATGACCCaaagcaaatcactgaacctctgtgccctgttgtctcatctgtaaaaagggggtgaTGATGCTTCCCCTGACTGCTGTGAGGGAGGAAAAGTCCTCGGTAATCCTTAGAACACTGGATAAATAGGAATTATCTCCCTTCCAATAGCACACCTAGCACTTTAATGTTTCCATCATCTCCTTGAAGCTTGAGgccaaccctttgaggtaggtccCAAGGCTTGGGAAAGTGACATGATTTGCCAGGGGTCCCCCAGCTTATTTAGCATCACAGTTGCCATTTGAGCAAAAGATTTCCAGGCTCCAAGCACAGCCTCATATCTCCCATGTTGTGCTGCCTCTTGCCCCCTGCTTGAAATGTCCTTACCCTTCTGCTCTGCCTATTTAGACCTTACCTTCAAGGCTTCTCCTGGACTCCGGCAGCTCACAGGGGTTTCCCCTTCTCATCTCCTCTAGCACTTCCTGCCACTGGCCTCATTTTGTCGCTTGCCCTGTCGTGCCTTTGATCGCCTCTCAGTTGCTCTGTCGTAGGGTGCTGTTTATTATCAATGCTCCTTTTTCACTTTATTGTAACTTCCAGTACCCTGTCTCTACACAGCAGAGGACGTATTGTTTTACTAACCTCTATCAGAACAGACGGAGTCACTTCATATTGTATTGGAGGGGACCACATACTCATGTAGTACGTAATTTGACTGGTGTGGTTTATTCCCCCTTACCAGTCAAATGTCCTGATTCACACAAGTCTGAGATCTCCACACCCGTCTAAAGGACTTCTGGAGAAAATCAGAGGAGCTGTCTGTAACCGTACGTCTTCCACTAAGGAGGTCAAATTAGATTATGTGTCTAGtaggcaaaagaaaaaacaaatcaaagctcCATTTGGAGGGGTAAATCTTGGCAATTCCGTTATCACATGACCTCTGGGTCTCCGGAATAAGATGAAGGTGTAACAGTTTACAGAGAAGCGAACAATTGCAAAATTATTAGATTAGCTTTGTTTCTAGAATGTTCCTAGGCTAGTCTAGCCAATTGGAACTTGGATAGTTAATCTTGATTCTACAGCTGGTAGCTTGTTAGCGGCATAGTTATTTGAGGCCTTTTATATACCATTTGGCTTATGAGTTTGAGATTCagtctttccttcccacccccacccagggtAACTAGTAGAATGCCAGCCATCCAGCAAATGCTCAGCAAATACTTGTGGAATGAATAAGTGGCCTTGATGCGGTAATACCAGTGACGTCACTTCTACGGtaaaccccaaaataaataaacatagcAACTAAAGCCTACCAAAGGGTTAGGGAGCAGCGTATGGCTAGGGCTGCGGAAGAACATCCTGGTGCCTGAAGTTCCTGGATTTCCTTTTGGAATCCCCTCTCTTCCCTGTGGCTCTTTAGTGGGCAGAGGGACTGAGAACTTCTGTGAAAGTTACATCCAGAGGAAAAGGGTTTGAAGGGCCACCCGTATTAGAGTGAGATCTCCAAGGTAAAAGCAAAAAGACCCATCCCTCGTGGCCCAAGTTCCCCTAAATCTGGAAGAGGCTAGAACTGCAGGTGAAATTCATAGTCAGACATTACATGTGACCAGCCCAGAAAGCCTAGAGCCTGTTAGACCTTCTCTGAATAAAAGATCTCCTTGAGTCTTTGGTGGGTTATGTGGGGAGCCCCTAGGAAAGAGGCTCTGAGTTTTCCAAACATTTCTCTCATCTGAGCACCATTGCCAGGCCCAGACCTGCTGAGAGAACACAGTTCCAAACCATCAGTTTGCCTTCTGTTGATGGAGAAGTAgtaaagtggaaagaatgctagatctgaagtcagaagacctgagtttgaatcctggctttctCAGGACTCCTCTGGCTCTGAATCTGTAATGCTATCTAATCACTACTTGCCCCTGGAATCCTAGAGCATCAAGCTAGAAGGGGCCCAGAATTCTTCCAGTTCACCCCCTTGTTGTATAAAGGCGGCTGAAGTCCAAACAGGAGAAGTGACGTGCCTCATAGCAGTCAGCGAGTGAGTGATGGGAGCTGGGACCAAGGTCGGGTCTCCCGTGCTTCGCTGGAGGAAAGAACACCTTCTTTGTGTTGGGACAGATGTGTGTGCAGGTGCACACTCCTTGCCCCTTGCTGCCTTGTGACAGTACATCTTGTTCCTTTATTCTTGATCTCCTCTTTTGTGTCTTGTTTTGGAGCTGAGAGGCCTGGGCCGAACATGGTTGTGAAGCTGATTgtagtgaggagggaagagatggaaCAGCCTCCCAGGCCAGTCCACTCAGGCTCCTGGGGTCCAGGGCATCGGGGATGCCCGTTAGGCCCCAGAGGGATCAGCATCCTATGCCTTTTGGTGCTTCCCTGCCCCAGCTCAGAGTAGCAGAATCAAGGGTCTTTTCTCCCATCAAAGACAGTGCTTCCTTTAACAAGCAGACAATTCCATCTCTTCATGTGGGCTCCTTGTTTAAAGGCACAGGAACCCTTGTGCCACTTTCTTGATTCATCACAACTCAACCTAGCCTTGCCCTCCCTATGGGTGTATGTCTATGTGAGTGAATTAAGGTCTCATTTCCTCAGGACCTATGACTGAGACTGAAATGCCCCTCTAAATTGTGGTACCCATCCCATCTTTGATCAGGGCACCATTAAGACCATTGAAAAGGTGTGGTCCAGAAGGAGAGTTTTTGATGAGGGTAGACAAGTAAAGGTAGCAGTGACAAGACAAAACCAAATTCCCCTGAGCCCCTGTGAGAGTTAAATGCTCCTGAGGAAAGGCAGCAGGCAGCTCAGCCCGGCTTGTTGCTTCCTTCTTGACAGAACATCATTGCAGAACATGAGATTCGGAACATCTCCTGTgcagcccaggaccctgaggaCCTCTGCACCTTTGCCTACATCACCAAGGACCTGCAGACTAGCCACCACTACTGCCATGTGTTCAGCACCGTGGATGTGGTGAGTGGGGGGTCTACAGAGCCAGGCCTCACTGGGCTTGTGAGGATGGGAGCACCTTAGCCGGAGTGTGCGGTGGGAGCTGATAAATCCCCTCCTTAGAGCtaaaggagaatttggaacttgtcTCTCTGGCCCCTTTGTTTTATGCATGGAGGAGTGCCATCATTCGTGTAGTCATACAGCTAAGTAATGGCTCAAGCTGGAGAAGAAGCATCTCCAAGCTCTCTTTTCTTTACATCAGGGTGCCTTTGGGGCAACCATGTCTAGCTTGATGTCCCTGAAGCTCAAACCAGACCTTCGTCCCCAGCAGGACACAGCAGATTTCCCTGTTGTCTACCAACAGATCCAATTCTCTGCTCATCTTTGCTGTTTTCCTTGGTTCCAATGACATTTAATTAGGAGTGAAATGTAATGCCTTGAAAAATTGACTATGcccagaggaaggagaaagatggggagaatgAGTCAAACTGGACCACATGACCCCTCCTGAGATCCAAGACCAGGGGCCTTCTCATGCCAGGAACTCTGAGGAGTCACCTCCGTCCTGAATCCTGGGCTCACTCTTGTGTCTGTGCTGAGGCCCTGTGGCTATTCCACTTCCTCAAAAGCCTTGGGACTCCTAGGAGACCCAGAGATTTTTGGACTTGTGAAGCCATTAAGGACCTCCAGGTTTCCTAAAGCCTTTTCTGCCCTGTTCCTCAGCATCTGGATGCTGGTTCTAGATGCTGCCTGCATGGAAAACTTTTCCATGCCaaagtgtatatgtgtttgttatGTTTGGTTCCCTCCCAGAACCTGACCTATGAGATCATCCTGACGCTGGGACAGGCATTCGAGGTGGCCTATCAGCTGGCCCTGCAGGCCCAGAAAGCCAAGCCAGGTGGGGCATCAGCAGCCGAGATGATAGAAACAAAAGCTTCCAAACCGGTGCCTAAGCCTCGAGTTGGCATGAGGAAATCTGCAGTATGTATGGCCTGGTTCCTGGGTTCCCTAGCCCTTGTCTGACCCTGGGAGGGGGGTTCCTTCTCATGCACTAACCCATTTGCCTGGTCCTCAGTGGAAACTGTTATCATAACGGGACAAATGTCCTCACCCTGAGAGGGCTGGCATCACCTTGTCAAACAGTGGCTCAGGCAGTCTGTCTTCCCTTTGCTCTTAACAGCAGTGCGGGGCAGGATCAGCAGAGGAATCTCTCCCCGCTCCCCTCCATCATTAATGTTGCCTCCTGTCTGTATCTGCTTTGCCTCCACCTCCCCAGGGGCCGCTGCCACCTGATAACCGCTGTTGTCACTGTCACACCTGCACTACCCACCGTCCTTCTTACCTACCGCTGCCGGCTGTTAGTCCCGGAGTCAAGGTCTTTACATTTCTTGCCATCTCatgtctcttttcccctcctcctggaGATTGTCATCACCTGTCTGTGCTGCTGCCTTTGTCTTTTGCTTTGCTAAGTGTCCACTTCTAAGCGATGGAGGCGCCTGCTCCTTCCTTGCCACTGTTCTCAGGGCACGTCCCCTGGCCTTGGCCAGTAGCTCCAGTCTAGATGGGCAGGGGTTAATAGCCAGGAGTGCGCTTTTGGCCGAGCAGCTCCAAGTCCCCCACTAGCGATGAGCTGCTCTATTCACTGGTCTTTTTGCACTGCCTCCCCATCAAGCCCCCAGAAGCAGGGAGCTTTTCTCTCTTGGATCTCCCTTCTGACCCTGAGGACTCCCCTGATTCAGGTGATGAGGTTACCACGGCCTAGGGGAGGTGATCCGAGGCTTATCCTGGACTCACTTCAGCCCCGGCCTTGCCGTACAGTTGCTCTGATGCTTTGCCTTTCCCTCTCATGTCCTCCAGTTGGAACCGTCTGACATGGACCAAGATGCCCAGTCTCATGCCAGTGTCTCCTGGGTAGTGGACCCAAAACCGGATTCCAAAAGGAGCCTCAGCACTAAGTATGAGACCACTATCTTCTAAAACCAACCCAGCCCCTGTCTCCACTAGTCTCACTGTGCCTTTACCATCTGATCTGTCTGCTGTTTTCAGCTCTCTCCTTCCAGCTGCTGATGGTGAGCCCCCTACCCTCCCAGGGGCCTGCTCTCCTCCGTGGCGGCAGCACTAAGACACTAACAGCTTTTGTACCTTATACCACCAAACACTGTGAATTCTCCTCCCTTTGGCTGGGGACAGTGcagtgggggggggtggtgccTTCAAGCTGGGCACCAAGAGGGCTGAGGGGGCCTTTGAATGGATGGGCACTACTGATCCCTGGGGGATTGGCCTTAAAGCCAACTCAAACAGTGATGGTAATGTCACCCTGGGCTCCGGCTCAGGACGCATGATCTGCTCTGGCCCATACTTCCATCTGAGCCATGGCTGGGGACTGTTGCCAAGGACTAACTAGCTCGCCTTTCTCAACGCTAACCACTGTGACCACCTGCTGGGCCAGGAAACCTGCTCCCCATTCTAAACTCCAATCTTGCCTGCCAGCTCCACCCCATCACCTCTCTGACGGCGGCCAGCCTATCCATGGCTTCCATGCTCTGAGCTACTGCAGATGGCCAGAGGCAGGAGAGGTTTGGACTGGTCAGCATTGCATTCTCTGTGTGACTTCTTAGGAGGGGCTTTTAAAGAGTTGACCTCAGGGGTAACCAGAGTGTTGGGGATTTGAGGGTATCATCTAGAAGGTCTTGTGGCTTACTCCAGCAAACCAGTTCCTTGCCTCATATAATCTATGACAAATAGAATGGAGGCTCCATGATGGAGGTCCATCATCCCTGGCACTCCCATGTTTATTAGAGTCCCAGAAGGTTGGACAGCACTAGCCTTGGGTTCCAAAGTCCAGATCACCAAAAGGAAGGCTCCCTCCTTGCACAAGTGAGGAGGGAGGCCTGTACTCTTCCCAGTAGTGCACAGTCAGACTGTCTCAAAATGGGGCTGCCATAAGCTAGGGGCTGGTACCCAGCTTTCTGTGTTCACTGCCATCATTTCCTAAGGCATTCTTAAGTCTGCTTCCTTCTCCATAACGTGAGGATTCCGAGATTGAGCCTGTGCTGTGACCTCCCTCTTCCAAGGCCTCTAGTGTGGTATGTGGTACAAGGGACGCTGTCATTTCCTATGCGTTCAAGAACCTTCAAAACCTTTAAGAACTGAGACAAGAAGGAGATGGGACTTTAGACTAGCAGAATCAGCTCTGCTCTGGGGGAGTCAGCTCAGTTGGCAGGATGTAGGAAGGAGGCAATTTCATTAGGAAATGGTTCAAATGTCATATGGTCCAGTAGGATGCAGCAATTTGGGGGAGTTTCACTCTAAGTTAATATAACCAGGGTGGGCCTCCCTGCCTGCCTGGTCTTTGTGCCTTTTAAGAGCAGATTCCCTGTACCCAAGCTGCTGGGCTTTCCCTCTGTCAGGGAGCCCTGTGGATTCTGTGAGGCACCTTCCCCTTCGACATCAGTCCTCCTCTCTGTGCAGTTTGCCTTTGGTTAACCCTGTCCCCTCCCCATTCTGTTTGCTTCTGCCAAGCTGAGCCACTGGGAAACCACACTGCTGCGGAAAAATAGTCCTGGGGGCACAGACTGCTGCCGCCACTGCCTCCCCCACCATCATGAAGATCCAGGCTCAGCCTCTGCTTTTGGAATCGCCTTCCTGCTGTTCAGCACAGGCTTTCCACAACCAAGCCTTGAAAACAgatccctccccccatctctccctgCCCCTGACTGGAGAGCAGCAACTCAAGGTCTCTCTCCAGCAGGTGAGATTGGGATTCCAGGGGACCAAGAAGCGACTCTGTTTTTTTAGCTTGtccagaaaaacatttttttaaacagacaaAATGACTGCCCGTGGCTTGGGCCCATAGGGAAGATTGCCAGTCTTCAGCCAGAAAGTCGTGGGGATGAAACTAGAACTGGCAAAAAAGAACAGTCCATCTAGGCCTTCCTTCCTCAGAGTGAGACCTTGGAATAGCATAGCAGGTTTGAAAGGAAAGCAGTTGCTTATGGGAGATGGGTGAGTATAAGAGAACAGAATCAACAGGCTCACACTGAGATAGCTTGTTGGATTTGGATGTTCAGACCCAGCTGAGTTCCTGTGTTCTGTCAGAATGCACAAACTCTCCTTAGAACAAAACCATTTGAAGACAGCATCTCAGATAAAAAAACATAACACAACCCTGGAGACACCTGAAAGCAGGAGCCCTTCAGCCATTGCTAGGATTTTAAATATGAAGAGACCCGTGGGGATTTGGTCCCCTCAGCGCCCCACCCCCACCGCATTAGTGACCAAGGgcgtggtctttttttttcccaccagCTCTCTGGTAGCTCCATGTTTCCTAAGTTccagaggaaaacagaaaaagaagcttCATTTGGGTGCATTAACTAACAGAGAGACCAGCTGAGGCTGCTACCCAGTGACTTGAGATTTGTCCAAGCTGGCCTTTGCAGTTAGGCCTCATTGTTAACTCTCTGAGTTGTGACTATGCCTGTTTTGTTCCCTTGCTCATCCCTGGCTTCCAGTGTATATATAGGAAAGGGCTTAAAAGCTGGTAGCTGACTTGATTTGTAACCATGCAGACAGTGCCCATTATCTGCACCAGGTTGGCTTACTAGAGCATTGCTGTTCTTATAACTCCCCAATTTGCGTCTCCTTTTAACTTCAGTTTTGTTTCTGGATTTAAAACAGGGACTTGTTCCATTTGAGATGGAAGGGCTGAGCCCTTGTGGCCTGTACCTCTGGGATAGGGAGCAAAGACCATGCCTTCCCATGTGCTCTTTAGCAAACCTACTATTCTTACGGTGCGATTTGTTCCTGTCCAAGTGCAAATATTCTAGGCTTTGGCAACACTACTCTTTCTCAGTGAAAGCTGTTGATtggaattatatatttataagtatGCATGGGGGGTCCTTTTAAAAATGCACACACTCTATGGTTGGCCAGAAGTTACAAGCAGTGGTTTTGTACCTTTGGCTGATTTGAGGCTTGGCCTTGTGGGCTTTCTCTTCATAGACTGCCACGGTTCTTCATCCAACCCTGGGAGTAGTCAATCCTGGTCCTTCTGTCCCCAGCAGAGGGCTAGCCTCAGCTTCTCTGTCCGAGACAAGGACCATGGTTCTTCTGGGCCTGAGAGGGACTCCTAGCAACTTACCCTTACGCAGCGTTCAGCCTCTGTTTTCCAAAAAAGTTTCCCAAGGAAAATTAAGTTTTCTTCGGTAAAATTGTGCTGTTTCTGCCATGGTGCTGGGGCTTTACGCCCTGGGCCCAGTAGCagcatttctcccttttccagagctccactttcttcctttttttttccaaggaaggTTGTTTCCTTTGCAAGTAGGTATCTGTGAGTAAGACGGTAggtccaaaaagaaaattctttgtaGACACTAAGATGAAtttctcagatttttaaaaatcacatttagatgtttttgtttctcttaagCTGCTACGTCCCCTTTATTTATTCAGGGTGTTTTCAGATTGGGAAGTTGGCTGGTCAGCTCTGGTTCTGAATTATGTTTTTAGATTGGTTTATTTTTGGATATTGGAGAAAGGAAAgtgactggattttttttttaatgggggtcAGGTACTCTCCTTTCCCTAAAAAGGGATATTGCAACTTTAAGAACAGGCTTTGAGTGGGAAAGCCACTGCTATCACACTGTTCTCAGTGCAGGCCATGTAGCATGGTTGAACACATCCACTGTGTTTCTGAACTGTGAAGGAGCCCGTTTAAGTGTGAAACTGCAGCTTCCTTGGAATGGGCTCAGTTACGTTAAGCTGTCATCGGTTCCCAGCTCTCTGCTTGAATTTCCCCATGTGCTTGCTAACTGTTCTTAGGCAATAGGATTCTTCTTCCTAACAAGGCTCTACATTTGCAACTCTCCAGGTCCCTAGTGGGCCCTCTAGTACTAAAGATCAGGGGTAGTT is from Trichosurus vulpecula isolate mTriVul1 chromosome 7, mTriVul1.pri, whole genome shotgun sequence and encodes:
- the ANKS1A gene encoding ankyrin repeat and SAM domain-containing protein 1A isoform X4: MLEQSVGEWLESAGLQQYESKLLLNGFDDVRFLGSNVMEDQDLRDIGISEPQHRRKLLQAARSLPKVKPLGCDGNTQPSVPSWLDSLGLQDYIQSFLSSGYSSIDTVKNLWELELVNVLKVHLLGHRKRIIASLADRPYEEPPQKPPRFSQLRCQDLISQTSSPLSQNDSCTGRSSDLLLPLGDTGKRRHDSCHDTAAHSRAERFKTQEDPREAKLTLRPPSLAAPYAPVQSWQHQPEKLIFESCGYEANYLGSMLIKDLRGTESTQDACAKMRKSTEQMKKIPTIILSITYKGVKFIDASNKNIIAEHEIRNISCAAQDPEDLCTFAYITKDLQTSHHYCHVFSTVDVNLTYEIILTLGQAFEVAYQLALQAQKAKPGGASAAEMIETKASKPVPKPRVGMRKSALEPSDMDQDAQSHASVSWVVDPKPDSKRSLSTKYETTIF